A stretch of Faecalibacterium duncaniae DNA encodes these proteins:
- a CDS encoding carbohydrate kinase family protein, which translates to MDILTIGEVLIDLTQTGKDARGIPQFAANPGGAPANLAVAAARLGAQTAFIGKVGVDAFGRYLKEVLAENKVDVSGMAVDADHPTTMAVVSVDATGERDFSFYRSANADVMLCKEDISEGALKAAKIVHFGSVSLTADPSRTATLDAAARAKKLGAVITYDPNYRANLWKNKEEAIAQMKAPLPLVDILKVSDEELPLLTGTTDCESGTAQLAQNGIRLIFVTLGANGVFYRFGEKTGHVAGVPCKVGDTNGAGDTFFGAALSKLCMEELDTLTVDKLEGILAFANKAASITTSRHGAIPAMPTLAEVEG; encoded by the coding sequence ATGGACATTTTAACGATTGGTGAAGTTTTGATCGACCTGACCCAGACCGGCAAGGATGCGCGCGGCATTCCTCAGTTTGCCGCAAACCCCGGCGGTGCCCCGGCCAATCTGGCGGTGGCTGCCGCCCGGCTGGGGGCACAGACCGCCTTTATCGGCAAGGTGGGTGTGGATGCCTTTGGCCGCTACCTGAAAGAGGTTCTGGCAGAGAACAAGGTGGACGTTTCCGGCATGGCGGTGGATGCAGACCACCCCACCACCATGGCAGTCGTCTCGGTGGATGCCACTGGCGAGCGGGATTTCAGCTTCTACCGCAGCGCCAACGCTGATGTGATGCTGTGCAAAGAGGACATTTCGGAGGGCGCTCTGAAAGCTGCCAAAATCGTCCACTTCGGCTCTGTCAGCCTGACCGCTGACCCCTCTCGCACTGCCACGCTGGACGCTGCTGCCCGTGCCAAAAAGCTGGGTGCTGTCATTACTTATGACCCGAATTACCGTGCAAACCTCTGGAAGAACAAGGAGGAAGCCATTGCCCAGATGAAAGCACCCCTGCCGCTGGTGGATATTCTGAAAGTTTCCGATGAGGAGCTGCCCCTGCTCACCGGCACCACCGACTGCGAAAGCGGCACGGCACAACTGGCACAGAACGGAATCCGGCTGATTTTTGTCACCCTGGGTGCAAACGGCGTATTCTACCGCTTTGGGGAGAAAACCGGCCATGTGGCTGGCGTTCCCTGCAAGGTGGGCGACACCAACGGCGCAGGCGATACCTTCTTTGGGGCTGCCCTATCCAAGCTCTGCATGGAGGAGCTGGACACCCTGACGGTGGACAAGCTGGAAGGCATTCTTGCCTTTGCCAACAAGGCGGCAAGCATTACCACCAGCCGCCACGGCGCTATCCCCGCCATGCCCACCCTTGCAGAAGTGGAGGGCTGA